The Aureispira anguillae genome contains a region encoding:
- a CDS encoding multicopper oxidase domain-containing protein produces the protein MRLIYYWCLLICLPTLAQATTVSETIYINRDSMETVLGEKFPYTAFNLSPSFEQRNALIELSVGDSLDLWVVNNDSISHQFAIKGTAIVPQNISAGDSVRVQALFATMGLFIYYDNLNYPENVYMGLAGGIYVKESNHAHFYWNIKEHQASWNTALANQGVVNWATYTPDYFTINGNSNPAINLDPTARITGQVGDTLLLSMVNTGQSIHSMHFHGYHVQIRYSSKFPHHVGRSKDTVPIYPMETLLLEIVPDKEGEYPVHDHNLVAVTANDIYPNGMFSTILITP, from the coding sequence ATGAGATTGATTTATTATTGGTGCCTATTGATTTGCTTACCTACATTGGCACAAGCTACTACGGTTTCTGAAACCATCTACATCAATAGAGATTCTATGGAGACGGTACTAGGAGAAAAATTTCCTTACACAGCGTTTAATCTTAGTCCCAGTTTTGAGCAGCGCAATGCTTTGATTGAATTATCAGTAGGTGATTCGTTAGATTTGTGGGTGGTTAATAACGATAGCATTAGCCACCAATTTGCAATCAAGGGAACAGCGATTGTTCCTCAGAATATCTCCGCAGGCGACTCTGTACGAGTTCAGGCATTGTTTGCCACAATGGGATTGTTTATTTACTATGATAATTTAAATTATCCAGAAAATGTTTATATGGGCTTGGCAGGAGGTATTTACGTGAAGGAAAGCAATCACGCCCATTTTTATTGGAACATCAAAGAGCATCAAGCTAGTTGGAATACTGCATTGGCAAATCAAGGAGTGGTGAATTGGGCAACTTACACGCCTGATTATTTTACCATTAATGGAAATAGTAACCCCGCCATCAACCTTGATCCAACTGCTCGAATTACAGGACAGGTGGGAGATACTTTGCTTTTGTCTATGGTAAATACTGGGCAAAGTATTCACAGCATGCATTTTCATGGGTACCATGTTCAAATACGTTATTCGAGTAAATTTCCCCATCATGTAGGGCGTAGCAAAGATACGGTTCCCATTTATCCGATGGAGACGTTATTGCTTGAGATTGTACCCGATAAAGAGGGGGAGTACCCTGTACACGATCATAACTTAGTAGCAGTTACCGCAAATGATATTTATCCCAACGGGATGTTTTCTACCATTTTAATCACACCTTGA
- a CDS encoding multicopper oxidase domain-containing protein, translated as MKKQFLIILLLNIGAGALWGQQVNQLIFAKINGAYPMWDGTIVKTMGFTYTLNAAIDIPSPTLVFNEGDTVKLTLWNKSQGAPHTIHLHGLDVDQQNDGVPHLSFDIAHDDKGDYHFVAPHAGTYLYHCHVVSTLHVQAGMYGMLIVRPSDGSQTAWNNGPAYDTELAWLMSEVDTVWHHDTIINHPHDTTQTQHHLPERYLPQYFLVNGKAEQQLAAQGMAVTGSANEVFYLRLANIGNYGNRLILPAGLHARIIASDGRPLPHEEQADTLLIFPGERYGVLLEPTAEFTDTIKIDYLDLNTQITINTQQIPVAIAGFFGTESLNKLPLACTLFPNPTNDYLEGEITLEKEELILGKWIGINGRVLSTFEQQGFAGVNSLQLNTQNLQSGIYFLQLQTATRQTIKKITIQQ; from the coding sequence ATGAAAAAACAATTTTTAATCATACTTCTTTTGAATATTGGGGCAGGGGCATTGTGGGGACAGCAAGTGAATCAATTGATTTTTGCCAAAATTAATGGTGCTTATCCCATGTGGGATGGAACGATTGTCAAAACAATGGGCTTCACTTATACGCTAAATGCAGCAATTGATATTCCATCTCCAACCTTAGTGTTTAACGAGGGAGATACGGTCAAATTGACCTTATGGAACAAATCGCAAGGTGCGCCTCATACCATCCATTTGCATGGTTTGGATGTCGATCAACAAAATGATGGTGTTCCCCATTTATCGTTTGACATAGCTCATGATGACAAAGGCGATTATCATTTTGTTGCGCCACATGCAGGAACTTATTTGTATCATTGCCATGTCGTTTCTACCTTGCATGTACAAGCAGGAATGTATGGAATGTTGATTGTTCGTCCTTCTGATGGCAGTCAAACGGCATGGAACAATGGTCCTGCTTACGATACGGAATTGGCTTGGTTAATGTCAGAAGTTGATACAGTTTGGCATCATGATACAATTATCAACCATCCACATGATACTACACAAACCCAGCATCACCTTCCAGAACGTTATTTGCCACAATACTTTTTGGTCAATGGAAAAGCAGAGCAACAATTAGCAGCGCAGGGAATGGCGGTTACGGGGAGTGCGAATGAAGTCTTTTATTTGAGGTTGGCAAATATTGGGAATTATGGAAATCGATTGATTTTACCTGCGGGGCTTCACGCTCGAATTATCGCCTCAGATGGACGGCCATTGCCCCATGAAGAACAAGCGGATACGCTCCTGATTTTTCCAGGAGAACGTTATGGCGTTTTATTGGAACCTACGGCTGAGTTTACCGATACGATCAAAATTGACTACTTAGATTTAAATACGCAAATAACAATCAATACACAGCAAATTCCCGTTGCAATAGCGGGATTTTTTGGAACAGAATCATTAAATAAACTACCTTTAGCTTGCACTTTGTTTCCCAATCCAACCAACGATTATTTAGAAGGAGAAATAACTTTAGAAAAAGAAGAATTAATTTTAGGGAAATGGATAGGGATAAATGGTCGTGTTCTTTCAACATTTGAACAGCAAGGCTTTGCTGGTGTCAATTCATTACAATTGAACACCCAAAATCTTCAATCGGGAATCTATTTTTTGCAGTTACAAACAGCAACTAGACAAACAATTAAAAAAATTACAATACAACAATAA
- a CDS encoding MbnP family protein, translating into MKNIILSILLLTVVNLIQAQQNVVLHFNHLIESAPLQLNTGTVYNTLNGVFKVSRTEYYLSGIELVHDGGQVTALNGTYLLVNGGTADYNLGMHNVTNIEGIRFDVGVDSVSNHLDPTTYVAGHPLGPQLPSMHWGWTAGYKFLVFDGEADGTGGGVPNTTMEFHAIGDNYLTNIDLNVTNATATTGNTTTINLNADYNRLFTGVNMATIYHGQGGVMNRVIGNLATFNVFFADNTTAVKDIPTTIALSAIPNPAIDLTFIAYHFETNQSLRLLLTDQLGRTVKTVENLPSQGELELVTKDLAKGVYHYSFLADQQLIATRKLIVQ; encoded by the coding sequence ATGAAAAACATTATTCTAAGTATACTCTTGTTAACCGTGGTTAACCTCATACAGGCGCAGCAAAATGTCGTGTTGCATTTTAATCATTTGATAGAAAGTGCGCCATTGCAATTGAATACAGGAACCGTTTATAATACCTTAAATGGTGTTTTTAAGGTTTCACGAACCGAATATTACTTGTCGGGTATCGAATTGGTGCACGATGGAGGGCAGGTAACAGCCCTAAATGGAACTTATTTGTTGGTAAATGGAGGAACTGCGGATTATAATTTAGGAATGCATAATGTGACGAATATAGAAGGAATTCGTTTTGATGTTGGGGTGGACTCAGTGAGCAATCATTTAGATCCTACCACTTATGTAGCAGGGCATCCTCTAGGACCGCAATTACCATCAATGCATTGGGGATGGACAGCAGGTTACAAATTTCTTGTTTTTGATGGAGAAGCAGATGGAACTGGCGGCGGTGTTCCAAATACGACCATGGAATTTCATGCAATTGGAGATAATTATTTAACCAATATTGATCTCAATGTTACCAATGCAACAGCAACGACAGGAAATACAACCACCATTAATCTAAATGCAGACTACAACCGTTTGTTTACAGGAGTTAATATGGCAACCATTTATCATGGGCAAGGAGGAGTGATGAATCGAGTCATCGGGAATTTAGCAACGTTTAATGTTTTCTTTGCGGATAATACAACAGCCGTTAAAGATATTCCAACTACAATAGCATTAAGTGCAATCCCTAATCCTGCAATTGACCTAACGTTTATTGCATATCATTTTGAAACCAATCAATCGCTTCGTTTATTGCTAACCGACCAATTGGGGAGAACGGTAAAAACGGTGGAAAATTTACCCAGCCAAGGTGAATTAGAGCTTGTGACCAAAGATTTGGCGAAAGGAGTATACCACTACTCGTTCTTAGCAGACCAACAATTAATTGCTACTCGCAAATTAATCGTACAGTAA